In Megalobrama amblycephala isolate DHTTF-2021 linkage group LG21, ASM1881202v1, whole genome shotgun sequence, the genomic stretch atctgtgaaaatgagaattattttaataaaataagagcatgttatgttattttttgttttcaccccccgactcttaatgcatcgtgtttccttctggagcatcagtgaatgtttgaaccttttttaatagttgagtttgagtccctcaattgtcctcagtatgaaaacacagatctcaaaatcctacagtcactgctggaaagggttcaaatatgcaaaaatgcttgaaaactgatgaatctgcaggagctggaggatttttctgaagaacagagctcagtttaactgctccggacaaacaagagactcatgaacaaccatcacaaaacataaaaacagtcgtggatcatcaggtaaccacacacagtattgagaaccaatggttcacatacttatgaatggggtcattttaataaattcagctattgttttgtcttgtgaactaaatgcaaacatcttttatgtaaaatatcttactcaggacagtactaaacaaaaaataacatgcattttttattatccctcttattttattaaaataattctcattttcacagattctgcaaggggttcacatactttttcatgccactgtatatcatctatctatctatctatctatctatctatctatctatctatctatctatctatctatctatctatctatctatctatctatctatctatctatctctctgtctgtcattatctatctatccatccatatcatctatccatccatatcatctatctatctatctatctatctatctatctatctatctatctatctatctatctatctatctatctatctatctatctatctatctatctatctgtctgtctgtctgtcatctatctatctatctatctatctatctatctatctatctatctatctatctatctatccgtctgtctgtctgtctgtccatccgtctgtataatccatccatccaaccatccgtccatccatctgtaTATCTGCTGTTTTCAAAAAGCATTAGTTGGAGTTTAGCATGTCAGACTGTAGAACACTGATGTCACCGTTTGACGTCATGTTAACTACTCACCCACAAAGTGGATGGTTCAGTTCCATTTCCTTTTGAGAATTCCGAAATATCAAGGGCGTATCTTAAATTTCAACACCAGTATGTGAAACAAAAGAATCTGTGTTATTAGAAAAGAATCTGTTTGTTACATGACGGTTGGAGGGCTTGTTTCATATTTACAGCGTCACACCtttacatttgcatttaacTGATGCTTTCACTCATAATGACTTACAGTGCATTAAACGTGTACATTTTATCAGtacatgcattccctgggaactGGAGccatgaccttggtgttgcTAGTGCTATGTTGTACTGTTTGAGCCACAGGGTTGTTGCTTATGAGAGTTCTTTTAtagtcagcatgaaatcaaaatggacaattattgatttttttatgaaatatttaaatattgaatatgCGAGGGCGGGgtaacctgtcactcacataggattgaccaatagcaaaccgcaaccatccaatcagttccccatggacaaaatcaagtcccaccctacattttttctttttcgcaAAGCTGTTTATGACCATCTTCTGATGGCAGGATAACGCGCCATGCCACAATGcctcatctcaaactggtttcttgaacagtTAGTTCACTATAAATCAAATGatctccacagtcaccagatctcagtCAAATAGAGcagctttgggatgtggtgAAACGGGAGATTcgcatcatggatgtgcagccgACAAATATGCAGCGACTATGTGATTCTGTCAcgtcaatatggaccaaaatctgtgaggaatgtttccagcacctaTACCATGACGAATTAAGGCAGTACTGAAGGGGTCCAACCCACTACTAGCAAGGTGTAGCCTGCCTAATAAAGTGTTTGCCCAGCAAACATTTGGACGTTTAATGACCATTGAAAAGACGTCCCTCGACACGTCTCTTCATGGttgtaaaatagttccaaaatgaaatgaattgaaTGGATGTCTTTGACATTatcttattaattaattaagtaTTATATATTGAACTACACATAGCTAAAAGTCAAAGTAATTATACATGCAACCCCAGAGAATATCTGAATGCATTTTTAGGAAATGTTCTGTGTTacatatttttactgatttatGCCGTCCTACTGCAACTATTTTTCAGGGACATGACGTTGTTTGCTGGGTGGTGAGTGTACGccacaatatggaagaaaagattATCGCAACAAACTTTTTTACAATAGCAAGCACATGAAAACTACTTTGAAAGACCGGATTTCAGTGAGCAGAAATGCTCAAACATAAGTGCAAACACTGCATGCTTAAATGTCTACGTTTCTCATTTTTAAGCAGACAAACTTGACATTTTTCACACTTTAAGTTTGTTTTGCACCTCTGGCCTCCCCTCTGCCTCTTGTGGTTTTCTGATGGCAATCTTTAAACTTCCCTTAGTTTTCAGAAACtttctctcatttttttttttctgatgacAATAATGGATAATTTGTTTGACATTTTTGTTGtattaaaaatgatattttatatGATAACTTTTGCCACATGATGATTTGGTAATTCAAATATGTTCTTTGAACAGTCTAAGATTTGTACTGTCAGATAGGCTAAACATTCATTGAAGGCAACTCGAAATTTGAAAACACTGGCACCATGTGTTGGAATTTTAGTATTGCTGCTGACGACATTACAATGTGGAAACCAAAGATATAATGACAAACCAGTTTAAACACTATCCCActattaatttgatttaataaGTAACTGAAAACTAAGCACTTCAGACCATATTATTACTTTCATCCGGTATTGTGTGCAGACATGGTTCTGATTATAGTATTTTCATTGGATATATAGGCCTAAAACACCTCCATaacaatttagtttaatttaaattaagatGGATGAGGATGTTTAAAGTTCAAAATGTGATAATGGAAAAAGCAATAAGCAGAAAATATTCTGAAATAGTTTTTGTGACCTCTGTAGTTGTAATTTGAAAGGTTTGGAGATAAGCTTTAGTTCAGACAACTATGGCTAGACAGCTAGTACAGTCCAACACTggctgaacaaaaaaaaaacacacattcaaaCTCCAAATcttaatttgatcaaatatttcatattataaaGAACTACACAAGCTGAGCACAGAAGAATGGGAGGTGTTTCAAATATGGAATCCCCTTATCAAACAAATATGCATTAGCCTACGCCAACGGTTGGCAACCTTGTGGCACGCGGAGGGATAAACACTGAACGGTTTGTCGGGTCTGCACGCTAGCCCAGCATAGGTTAAAATGTCACACTTTAACAGTATTTATTGCACCTAACTTAATAAAACAGGCTGTGTGACTATGAGGAATGattacctcaaaatgtacgtCCTTATGAAAGTTTGAGACTTTATTTAAAGTCACGCTTTAGCTATTGTCACATGCCAGTGAATATCCCTCCACGTGGCAGATGTTTTTCATCTCACTCCAAAAGGAATGCAGTTTAATCAGTTCTAACAGCATTTTAGATGGTGTGGTGTCAGAACTGATTAAACGGCATTTCTTTAGAAGCgatatgaaaaaatataattgCAAAATTTCCTCGTGACACGGACTAACCAGAACTCACCGAGGAAGCAAATGACATTCATTCACACTAAAGTATGACAGTATCATActttaaatagttaaaaatgtgacgctctAAGGAAGGTGTTTTGCACAATAAGACACCGTACGAAAGTTTCTCATTAAAATGaagatacattttatttctttttttaaaaaaacaaacaatacaaaaaaaaatctgaggaggaaaaatgaaacaaaaaaaagaaaccagtttaaaattaaatcaagcacaaaaaacaaaacattcatacatttttggaCAGCTAGGTTAAAAACCAATTTATAGACAGCACGAGTGGAAAATATTCAGAGATGCCTGGCAGAAAGGATCGAACCATGTCAGAATGCCATGTATGCACTGTAGACAGAAAAGCCCCTTGAAATGCAACATGGGATATACATCATATGTGTCTGGAATTAAAAACAAGCAGcaacagaaatatatatttaatgagcAAACACACATAAGGTATGAATAGTACAATTCTTCTCCATCCTCACAGTGCAAATATGCCTCTCTGTGTCATgacatcacaaacacatctGATCCAGGGCTGAAGAATAACAATATTTTTGACCTTATTATTTGCTTGGTTGAAGAGACCCCCCCAACATTCGGCAATACAATCTCTGGGCAAAATGGGCATGAGTCAAGGATACCCTCCGTTTCTGAACATTTAGCTTTGCGGTACAAGATTTCGAAAAACAGGCTTGGTAAGGCAGAAAGACATCAGATTCACATTTCCCACGCAATTAACCGTTTTAAGGCCCGATCTCAGCACACTCACTGTTAGCTTTTTTTTGAGAAAAGAGATGAAAGCATTCATACTGCAGCCTTTATATGAGATGATCTCGTggatgaggaaaaaaataaaacaaacaaatgcacatTACAGAGATCAGAGCGAAATTAACTTGATTCTTGAATTATTTCAGGTTCAAAATGAGTTTAGCTTGATGGATGGCAACTCATACCtcagttttcaaaaaaaaacaaaccaaaaaaaaacacccagaaaTGAACTTACAATGAGGCAAACGCTTGCCATTGTAAGTACACAACAAACTGAGGTACAAATTGAAATTCTTTTCTGTGGTAACCTCGCAGATTTTATAAACAGAACTTGACATTTTAATCCAGAATATTCTATTGAAACAGTAACTGCATTATGGTTCAAACTACACAAATCGAGACTGTTTATTTAAAaggtaaaactgaaaattgaaTAGCAAACCCTGGATAAAGTGTGTACCACGacaaatgtaattttcaaaACATGAGCGTTAGATGTCAGTTTCTCCATCTTTCGCTGATGATTCTTGCGTAATGAGCGGCGAATGCATGTTgaataaatacaaaacgaaTCCTCAGATAAGCAGAGCCCTGACCGCTAGTATCAAAACAAACGGCGTTAACTATTACGGATTGCGAAACTTCCTAACGAATGGCTTTCTAGAGAGGAATCACTACACAACAAACGCATTGGACCTCAATGAAACACAGTTTCAGAACTTCGCAAAACTATTCATACGTTAAATGATGTACTTTCGCAAATACGTTTAAGAACAAATTGAATGCGACATTTGTTAAACGTCGTAAAACCAATCTTGCGCAAATTGCGTTGAATCGACTGCGACAATTTGTAGGGAATTGCATTTACACTCCAATATACCATTACAGATTTATACTAATACTCGTTTTGTTTGCGCGGCGTGAAAGAGGCTCTTTGTTGCGATCATTTACGCAAGAATAGTTTTACGAACATTTTACACTGAATtttgtttcatgaatgaggAACATCGGTCGCAATAATGCAGAGTAGACGATAAGCTTTATACATGTTACCAAAATGAACGAGCgctaaagcatttttttttttctgggagAATACGGTCATGTGATTACCCTGGGCGAGCAGCGATGCTACTGGTTGGAACGATGGGCTTCCCTCAAGATTATATACCCATAAATAAACAGACTCAGACACATTTTACtcaataatatatatagatatatacgCTAACAAGTTCTGGGAAAATGTCCTTTGCGATATGGAATTCATAGgcaaaaaaaaagggaaataaAGAGAGTTCAAACCGTTGAGCCAGGCCACAACAGacagtgaaaaaaaatctgaaaagcaaacaaacccctccccccacccccccaaaaaatgcaGAAGAGGAAAAAGTGTAAAGggaaagagaagaagaaagggACGCCGTTAATAACATGGCTAGTCTTCCCCGGATGGAGCCTCCTCTTCTGAGCCGTCCTCTTCCTCGTCGTCTTCCTCGTCTTCAGGGGCATCATCCTTTGTCTTTTTGGTGGGAGGAGACTCTTTCTTCTCCACCTCATCTTCCTCCTCATCTTCAAGGGGGCTCTCGGGTTCCTCGTCATCCTTGGGCGAGGATTTCTCCAGTGCTTTAGCTGCACTTGGGCGACCTTTCCCTTTCCCCTTCACGGGGCTGGGGTTCACTGAGGGACAAACAGACATGTTTACATTAACTTTAAAATTTTGGCGTCAGTAAGAGTTTTTTGTTCCAGCAAGAACAtactaaattgatcaaaagtgacagtaaagacatgtataatgttaaaaattatattcatcaaataatcctgaaaatattacagtttttactgtacttttgatcaaattaatgcagcattgatgacttctttcaaaaactgaaACTAGGCCTTTGTCAGCATTTGGCCTTTTAAATTCAAGAGTCTTGGGCAACATTTTTATGTGACGCTAGTGTTGCACGATATACCGGTACTAGAAAGGTATCGCGATACCCTGCTTTTAAAAACGGTCcggttcttcattttattagtacCGGTACTTTGAGTGCCAGCTGTATTTCCTAAAGTGCGACAGCAGGGGGCAGTGTGCGTGCAGCTCGCTGCTTCTAAGGCACATTATTCCTCTCAACTGCACAACGGCTTTTATGGTGACGAAACGAGAGGTATGGTTGCAAATACAGGTGCTCTTGCAGACCGTCCACAAATTGTTGTGAAAGCAGATGCACGAAGCGAAATATGGtattattttgcttacattgCCAACAGCCAGGGCAAGCCCACGGACACCACAAAGCCCGTCtgcaaaagatgttacaaaataatGCAAGGGAAGGCAGTCAAAAGCATCTTGCCGACAAACATCCCGATTTgtacaaagaatttaaagagcgACAGGTTAGTGAATGTGATACCAGCATTATGTTTATGCTCTCAAACattagtgtttttttatttattttactcgtgCAAGCAGACCTGAGGTGTATTATTGAGTCTaagtttaataagtgatatctggttgcaaaaataaaatgaatttaaaaatacataaatatgtgaagggtatatacagttattttaaaccaatttatgctttaataacatTGCTCTAAGTATTTACAGTAACctaatttttacaataatcttactgtcaaaaacacctaaatgtataaaaaaaactgcaaaaaagcataacagcaaATAGGACTAATTTACAattttgagcatgaaaataataaacattaaaatttatattaaatctaaCTAATGTCACAGCAATGAAGCTCAAATCCAGAATTATCAGCCTGCACACTGGTGAAGAAAGAAATTCTGTCATatcatgttatttatttactttttctgctgttttaggtttttgccATAGTATCGTTTAAGTATTGGTATCGTGATATTTAAGTTAGATATCGTatcgaagtcaaaattttggtatcgtgacaacactatGTGACGcatgatttaaaaaagtaaattgaaGGAATAGTTGACCTAAAGATGATAATTGTCTTTTAACTCTTCAATAATTTACATCATTTTAAACCAGTATGACAAATATCTTGGAAGCGGCAGGGGTTACCTGTGGCCTTTAGCCGGGGTTTAGGGGATTTCTTGTCCTTCTTCTCAACTCTCCTTCCTCCTTTCGGCACCACTTTTTTGCCTTTCTTTTTGGAGTGCCCATAGTCactgtcatcatcatcatcaaccaTGAAGTCTTCATCACTGCCAGACTCTTCTGCAACAGAAAAATTGGAAagtacatttttatgaaatgtgaGTGCCGCTTGGCTGTGCAAAATGCTAGTGTATCGTGAACCACTGCTATGGTGTTGCAAAGGGATTCTGAGTAGTTTGAGCATGTTACTAAAAAATTGCCAGGGTGATATGGGTGACTAATTACTGGCTCATGTCAAGATAAAGCTTCTATGaaactttttgttcatttaatttcaaaggcatctttacacagctgatttaaagggttagttcacccaaaaattacgttgctgcctatgtgtgcttcagaaaccctcagatttcatcaaaaatatcctcatttgtgttccgaagatgaacaaaggtcttaagggtttgggacgacatgagtgtgagtaattaatggcaaaTTTCATTTCACCCTTTAAGGCTACTCTGTGCCTGCTTAAAATTCTTTGTAAAGACATAATGGTAACATAATAGCCAGACTAATTTATGCCTGCTCTGACTCACCTCAACTCCTAGTATAAAAGTGCACTATTAAAATTgctttgtaaatgcatttatgccacCTCTGAGaagcattaaacagtctgtgtaaagACACCTAATTGCCACTTCAGAAACACTTCTGTGCCAtctttacagtgttttttttaaacagcatGGCTTTATCATTTGCCAGGCCAAAATCGTAAGTCCAATTATGAGCAATATTAATAgaattgttcacccaaaaatgaaaatgatcccatcatttgctcaccctcaagccatcctaggtgtatatgaccatcttctttcagactaacacaatccgaattatattaaataatattctcACTCttacaagctttataatggtagtgaatggggctcaagattttgaagcccaaaaaaagtgcatccatccatcataaatgttaTCCATGTGGCTCCAggggtttaataaaggccttctgaagcaaagcgataaaaaaaataaaaaaaactttataaaccATAATAACTGGCTACCGGCAACAGCCGTACGCAAGTCGAGTTCTGGCAGAAGAATGACCTTTGACCCGACGTATGATGTAGGCGTAGCATAGGTAGCTTAGGTCAGAGTAGACGCTtctcacggttcaaacaaatatggctgggcaaaaaactcaagctcctcttctcttatattgaaatcctccaacatttctctttaaaaattctcattttcgacttctaattcatgacaggcgttttgttttgctctatcctctgcgttTCGGAGTTCGTCAATACGTCGGGTCAGAGATCACTCTTCCGCCGGAACTAGACTTGCGTATGGCCAttgctggaagctagttattagtttataaagttttaagtaTGGATATTCTTCTGACAAAAACCCATGGCTtcactttagaaggcctttattaaacccctggagccgtatggattactttaaaggattaatccactttcaaataaaattttcctgataatttactccccccatgtcatccaagatgttcttgtctttctttcgtcagtcgaaaagaaattaaggtttttgttgaaaacattccaggatttttctccttatagtggacttcagtggcctccaaatggttgaaggtcaaaattacagtttcagtgcagcttcaaagggctttaaatgataccagacgaggaataagggtcttatctagcgaaacgatcggtcattttcgaaaaaatttaaatgtatatgctttatataaacaaaattatcaccttccaagtggttccgccaaaaccgctctttcgtattcttcaaaaagcttactctgtttgtcctacgccttccctattcaacttacggaaaaaaaaaatggaactggcgctgcgttcgttcagtaagtagaatagggaaggcgtaggacatactgCGTAAACTTTTCGAAAAATACGAaaggttttggcggaagcacttggaaggcgatcatttgtttatataaagcatttacattttttttgaaaatgaccgattgtttctctagataagacccttattcctcgtctgatatcatttaaagccctttgaagctgcactgaaactgtaactCCAaacttcaaccatttggaggccattgaagtccactataaggagaataatcctggaatgttttcattaaaaatcttaatttcttttcgactgaagaaagaaagactgaagaaagaaaggacatcttggatggacatgggggtgagtaaattatcaggaaaattttatttgaaagtgaactaatcctttaatggtggatggatgcacttttttgtgtcttaaagggttagttcacccaaaaatgaaaattctgtcatttattacttgccctcatgccgttccacacccgtaagaccttcgttaatcttcagaacacaaattaagatattttagttgaaatccgatggctccgtgaggcctccttagggagcaatgacatttcctctctcaagattcataaaggtactaaaaacatatttaaatcggttcatgtgagtacagtggttcaatataaatattataaagcgacgagaatatttttggtgcgccaaaaaaaacaaaataactactaGTTGTTAGTTGTGtaatagtgatggccgatttcaaaacactgcttcaggaagcatcggatcataaatgaatcagtgtatcgaatctgctgttcggagcgtcaaagtcacgtgatttcagccgttggcagtttgacacgcgatctgaatcatgattcgatacactgattcatttatgcgccgatgcttcataaagcagtgttttgaaatcggccatcactaaataagtcttttttttttttggggcgctcaaaatattctcgtcgctttataacattaatattgaaccactgtactcacatgaactgatttaaatatgtttttagtacctttatggatcttgagagaggaagtgtcattgctccctatggaggcctcacggagccatcggatttcaactaaaatatcttaatttgtgttctgaagattaacgaaggtcttacgggtgtgaaacggcatgagggtaagtaataaatgacagaattttcatttttgggtgaactaaccctttaaaatctcACACTCCCATCAATACCATTACAAAGCTTGGAAgaaccaggatattttttaatataactcaagattgtgttcgtctgaaagaagatagtcacctaggatggcttgagggtaagtaaatcatgggataattttcatttttttaaactatccctttaaaaataatgatgctgagtCAAAGTGACAAACATATTGAGCACTGCAGTTAAAAAGCAGCACACTTACGGTCCAGGTATGCCTGTTCTTCCTCTTCCTTCTCCTCATCCTCACTGCCGCCGTCTCCCAGAAGGATTTCTCTCTGTTTGGACACGGCCTTTGACGCAGCCTGCCTCACCTGCCTTGGTTTCCTGCTCACCTCTTTATCATCATCACTGTCATCTGCAGAGGAATCACAAGTGTCAACAACATGCAGATCCACATTTATGCTTTATTTGCAGCCCGATTTCAGAACTTGAACATTGGTCTTTCTCTGTCTAAATGGCCAGTATAAGACTAGACTTCATGCTGATAGTTTAACATCTGCTGCTTCATGTTTTATGCATGAGAATTCAAGGAAAAGTGGCATTTTTCATTGATTCGCATCTCACCTCCACCTCGTTTTCTCTTCAGTGACTTTTTGCCTGGCTTCTCCACCTTTCCTTTCTTTCCCTTTTTGGCCTTTTTATCATCATAGTCACTTCCTCCATCTTCCTCTTCCCCTTCTTCTCCAAAGTCATTGTCTTCATCACTACCGAAGTCATCTGAAAAACACAAGATTAGAAGTTAATCATCTTTTAttgaagtttatttttaatcaaatcagTAAAAGAAACAACACGGTTTACCTGCGGAGTCATTTTTGGATTTGGACAGTTTGTCATCTGAATCCTCGCTGTAAGACAACAGAAAAGGTTTTTTAGTAGTTTGAACTTTGAAGGAGAATGTCCTTGTATGTGGCATTTATTTCCTAGTTATAATTAACCGCCGCATATGTGGGTCATAAGGAGAAAATGGATCTCTAAAAGGTTCATGATCCCTGGGGATCCCAACACACGAATTCTGTCATGAAATTCACCATTTAATTCatatgaaataattttaaatgcattattctaataatatattttccTAAAATACAACAAAGCTGGAAAAAGACAAATTCTTGCCTCTCTTCCTGTGAATTCTTAGACTTCTTGTGCTTGATTTCACGGGGTGGAGCACGTATCTTCTTAGTCGTTTCCTTGCCTCTCCCATAATCCTCATCTGGAGACAGAAATGAGATGGATTGAAACATTAAGTACATGACTGCACAAACTGATTTTCTAAAACAATCTCTGATAGGACACCAATCGACCTGAGGAATACCTGCATTCAAATATCGAGTAATCTTGCAAAGAATATCTTTTTCGCACATCAATACTTTTCCGAAAGCTAAAATTATGCGTTTTAGAGATGGTTTATTACCTGCATCGTCGGATTCATTAAACTGGGAGTAATTCACCACCTTTCTGTTCCTGTAAGAAAGACAAAATACTGTAACAAGAGTTTGTGAAGCAGCGGTGCATatgacattcattcattttttaaggGATTACAGACCATCGGAAGGTGGTCAGCATTTCTTCAGGAAACTAAAGTTCATTTAACATGCCTCGCTTCATTATGTTTACTCGAATTAATGATCGTTAAACAGTTCCACAATTAGCATTTCAATGAGGGTTTCATTAATACTGCAGTCTTGTCCCATTTAACCACTCAGGCCCAACATGGTGTTGAGATGCTTGAAAAGCCACAAGTTACTTTAAAGTAATTAGGCTTTTTGGATTATAAATTACAATGCTTAATCATCATTCCAGAAACGACATGATAATATACATAATGAagtgtataataatataataaaaaataatttgtctAAATGTTCGTCCCATACATTAATTCATTCAACATTTGATTTGACTTGAGACCAGCAGGAAGTCGATAAACCCTTCATTAGCATCATctgacaaaataataaaaaataaaaaaaatatttataataataataataataataataataataatttattttatatatatatatatatatatatatatatatatatatatatatatatatatatatatatatatatatatatatatattcaatttaaTCGCAAGTCTTTTGGCGTAACGCCTCATATTTACCATGGTAACAATAGTTaatagttactatagtaataagcTTTTCAGAatctgttattttattaatttattgtggtGGCTAATATCAATTTATAcacattttattgtaataaaatcTGCATTCGCTATATTTGCATATGGTTACCATGGTGAATGTTCGTAAGGGCAGCGCGCTACGTTTTTTTTCTTCCGTAGAGTCGATACGTGAGAAAGGCGCGCGACGTTTTTACTCTTTATATCGGCCATCTTTGTAGACACAAATAACGCATAGTCATATATACTAAcctattaatgtaatttgaaCTCAAAATGTGGAGAATGAAGATCAAATTTTGTGCACGCTTTCCACATAACTCCAAACGGGAGGTGTGGTCGCTCT encodes the following:
- the nucks1a gene encoding nuclear ubiquitous casein and cyclin-dependent kinase substrate 1a; amino-acid sequence: MARPVRNRKVVNYSQFNESDDADEDYGRGKETTKKIRAPPREIKHKKSKNSQEESEDSDDKLSKSKNDSADDFGSDEDNDFGEEGEEEDGGSDYDDKKAKKGKKGKVEKPGKKSLKRKRGGDDSDDDKEVSRKPRQVRQAASKAVSKQREILLGDGGSEDEEKEEEEQAYLDQESGSDEDFMVDDDDDSDYGHSKKKGKKVVPKGGRRVEKKDKKSPKPRLKATVNPSPVKGKGKGRPSAAKALEKSSPKDDEEPESPLEDEEEDEVEKKESPPTKKTKDDAPEDEEDDEEEDGSEEEAPSGED